GCCACCAGGTAGCGGCCGCAATCGTCGACAGCCGCGAACTGCCAGAGCCCGGGACAGATCTTGCACGTGTCCATCTGCACGTGGTCGCCAGGAACCGGACGGCTGTATCGCTTCGGAACGTGGCGTGGCCGTCGCCTTCGTGGCAGCGCGCTGAGGTTGAGTCGGGTCAGAACCTTATGGATCGTCGATGCCGCGAGGCGCAGGCCATGCAGCCGCTCAAGCTCGATACGGAGCCGCTTGACGCCAAGCCGCCGTTCACGCCGCAGCCGAACGATCACCTCCTCCTGAACCTGTCCGACTTTCCGCGTTGGTGACCTGTGCGGGCGACGGCTCTGCTCCACGAGACCTGCTTCACCTTCCGCCTCATATCGGCGCAGCCATTTCCGCAGTGTTGGTCTTGAAACGCCGAAGCGCCGGCAGACTGCACCGGCGTCCCGGACCTCTTCATATGCTGCGATCCACTTCAACCGCAGCCGGACGGCACGATCCGTTTCATCCTTTCTGCTATCTGTTGATGCCATGTGCTGCTGTCGTCGCTGTGGGATTGTGGGCAACACGCAGCGTTGTCCATCAAGTCCACAGCCTATCGAATCCATTGAAAGGATGTCTACGAACCGTACAAGTCATTCGCCGGTGCCGGCACCTTCGCACTGTCCGAATTCATCGCCAGGGTATCCGCCGCTACGCAGGCCATCACTTTGCGCTTGCCGCCGCGGAATACACACCTCCTCATGCGCAATCGCCATGTCCGCGACCAAGATCCTCTGGGGCCAGGTGTTCGCTGTCGGCGCCACCGTGCTCGCCTTCCTCTGGGGGGCGACGGAGTGGGTGGCGTGGCGGCTTCTCTTTCAGCCGCAGCTCGGCCGGCCCTGGTTCGGGGTTCTTGGCTGGCCGGTCTATCCGCCGCCGGCCTTCTTCTGGTGGTGGTTTGCCTTCGATGCCTATGCAAGCGAGATTTTCACCAAGGGCGCCATCATCGCCGCCGCGGGTGGCGTTGCCGCGGTGATCGTCGCGATCGGCATGTCGCTCTGGCGCGCCCGGGAAACCAAGCGCGTCACCACCTATGGCTCGGCGCGCTGGGCGCAGAGGGCGGAGATACGCGCAGCAGGCCTCCTCGCCCAAGACGGCGCGGTGCTCGGCCGCTGGCAGGGGCGCTATCTCCGCCATGACGGCCCCGAACATGTGCTCTGCTTCGCGCCGACGCGCTCGGGCAAAGGCGTTGGCCTCGTGGTGCCGACGCTGCTGACCTGGTCGGGATCGGCGATCGTCCATGACATCAAGCGCGAGAATTGGACCCTCACCGCCGGCTGGCGGCAACGCTTCGGCCGTGTGCTGCTGTTTGACCCAACCAACGCCGCGAGCGCCGCCTACAACCCGCTGCTCGAGGTCCGCCGCGGCGAAGGCGAGGTGCGCGACGTCCAAAACATCGCCGATGTCCTGGTCGACCCGGAAGGGGCGCTGGAGCGCCGCAACCATTGGGAAAAAACCAGCCACTCACTGCTCGTCGGCGCAATCCTTCACGTGCTCTATGCCGAGCCCGACAAAACGCTCGCGGGTGTTGCGCGCTTTCTGTCCGACCCGCGCCGGCCGATCGAGAAAACGCTCCGCGCGATGATGACGACGCCGCATCTCGGCGCGCGCGGCGTGCATCCGGTGATCGCGAGTTCGGCGCGGGAGCTGCTGAACAAAAGCGAGAACGAGCGCTCCGGCGTGCTGTCAACCGCGATGTCGTTCCTCGGCCTCTATCGCGATCCCGTCGTCGCCACCGTGACGCGGCGATGCGACTGGCGCATCCGCGACCTCGTCGAGGCAAAGGCGCCGACCACCCTCTACCTGGTGGTGCCGCCGTCTGACATCAGCCGCACCAAGCCGCTCGTGCGCCTGATCCTCAACCAGATCGGAAGGCGTCTGACCGAATTGCTCTCGCCGAAAGCGCCGCGGCATCGGCTGCTGCTGATGCTCGATGAGTTTCCCGCACTCGGGCGGCTGGATTTCTTCGAAAGCGCGCTCGCCTTCATGGCTGGCTACGGGCTGAAAAGCTTCCTGATCGCCCAATCGCTCAACCAGATCGAGAAAGCCTATGGCCCGAACAATGCGATCCTCGACAACTGCCATGTCCGCGTGAGTTTTGCGACCAACGACGAGCGCACCGCCAAGCGTGTCTCTGACGCCCTCGGCACCGCGACCGAAATGCGCGCGATGAAAAACTACGCCGGCCACCGGCTCAGCCCCTGGCTTGGCCATCTCATGGTCTCGCGCCAGGAAACCGCGCGGCCGCTTCTGACCGCGGGCGAGATCATGCAGCTTGCGCAGGAGGACGAGCTGGTGCTGGTCTCCGCATGCCCGCCGATCCGCGCGAGGAAAGCCCGCTACTACGAAGACCCGAAGCTTTCAGCACGCATTCTGCCGCCGCCATCTTTGTCCCCGCGGCTTCTGGAACCGGCACCGGACGATGCCCCAGCCGATCAAGGCGACTGGGCGGGCGCCATCCTCGCCGAACCTTCCTCCGCCAGCGCCGGCGATCCGGCAAATGGCGGCATCCGCCGCGAGCCCGAGTTGCCGGCGCATGAGGACATCGCGCCGCCGCCACGGCGGGCGGTCAATGAGTTCGAGCCGCTCGAGGATGCCGACGATGAGCCGCAACGTGAACGCGGCGTGCGGCGCGCGATGAGCGCCGTCGCCCGGCAGGCGGCGCTCGATCCGGCCGATGAGATGCAGCTCTGAGCGCGATGCGAACCAAGCACACGTTCCGCCTGCCGGCCGATCTGATGACCAAACTCGCCGACCACGCGGGGCGCAAACGCGTCAGCCAAGCCCTGATCGTCGAGGCAGCACTCGCCTCACATTTCTCCCCCGACGGCGCCGACCGGCTGGAAGCAGCAGTCGCCCGCCGTCTCGATCGCATCGGCCGGCATCTCGAGCGGCTCGAGCGGCATGTCGCCATCACGAACGAGGCCCTGGCCGTCTTCGTCCGCTTCTGGCTGACCAGCACACCGCCTCTACCCGACAGCGCCCTCGCCGCAGCGCAAGCCAAGGGGCGCGAGCGCTACCAGGGCTTCGTCGAGGCGCTCGGTCGGCGGCTCGCGCGCGGGCACACACTGGCGGATGAGGTTGTCACCGACGTGGCGGGGAACGCGGCGGAGGCGGATGGGGCCCGAGATCGTGAGGACCGAGACCAGCGCTGAATGACCGGCTTCGGCCGTCGCGCGGAGGCTTTCGCCTTGCGGTGATCTCGAGTGATCGCTTATTTTAGGCGTGAGCCGCTGCTGTGAGCGACACAGAGGCGCGACGTGGTAACATCGCGTGAGGCTCGAGAGAGGGCGGTTGTCGCCGATTTTACGAGCTATACGACATTCAGTGAGTGTGAAGCTGGGAGACGTCATGAGCGACTATACGATTGAAAATTTCTGGAAGCCTCGCCTTTCGGTTCAGCGAATGCCATCCGCGGACCTGATCGGTGGGTGGTCGTTCCCAGAACGGGGCCTGACCACATTCAAAGAAGCGCCACTCAATCTGAACAGCGAGTTGGACGATGGCATCGATCCCTACAGGTCGGCGATCATACTCGTATCTGCACCGGGGGCAGTCGGCAAATCGACGCTTGCTCGGCAAATAGCATTCGAGACGCGTGCCGTGTATGTCGATTTGGCGAATGCTGAGCCAGTCGGTTCCAATACGCTGGTGGGCGGACTGGTGAAATCAGGCCTCTATACTGACTGGCAAAATGGCAATGTTGGCGTCCTCATCGATGGTCTGGACGAAGCTCGCCTTCGCGTTACACAAGAGGCATTCGAGGCGTTTCTCCGCGACGTCGATCAGCTTTCGCGCGGCCGTTCGATGCCGACAGTTCTATTTGGCCGAACTGGCGCAATTCAGGATGCGTGGCTCGTCCTCACTGATGCGGCGGTCCTTGAAATCGGGTATTATGGCCCCGAAGCAGCTGCTGATTTTGTCGAAGCTCTGCTGCGCGCGAAGAACCCGGATGGCGCGCATGCAGCTACTGAGCGCGAGGCAATCGAGCTGCTGTTATTGCGCCTGCGTGATCAGACTGAAGTCGATGGAGACCGCTTTGCGGGTTATGCACCAGTACTCCAGGCCGTTGCGGAGCGGGTGATCCAGGAGGGAAATGCCGGCGCGCTCGTCGCGGAAATCAAGGCAGGTGTTCAGCCTGTGACGCTCCACGCCGTCGTCTCCGCCATTTTGGAGCGGGAGCGCGGCAAACTTCGTCCGCTTCCGTTTAGCAACCCGAGCCTGATGGAGGCGTTGTACTCAGCAGACGAGCAACTTGATCACCTGATCGCACTTATCTATCAGTTGCCGCCTCCGGGCATGGACGACCTCAGTCCTGAAGATGCGCGCATTTACGATGCGGCACTGAAGACGTGGGTGCCGGAACATCCGTTTCTCGGCGGGCGAAACGTGCCATCCTCGGCTGTATTCGATGCCGTCATCGCTGTGCGGGCTCTCAAGCGCGATGAGTCAGCCGAACTTGCGCTGACCCGCGAACTTGCGCGCGGCGCAGCGTCAGCAAACCCGTTTCTGGCCGAGTTCTACGCGCCACAAGCCAAGGGCGGCGAGCTCACGTTTCTTCCACCCCAGCATATCGGAATTATTTACAGTTCTCTGCGCGCCCGCCTCTCGCTCGGCGACACGGCAAGCCTCTTTGTTGAAGGACCGGAGGAAGGCCCGGAAGATGAGATTTTGCGCGCCGAAGTTGAGATCACGCTAGGGCGACGCGGCAGCGACCGCGCGCAATATGTCCGCTTTGAATCGGACCAGACGGGTCCCATCCGCCTCGGCGTGCAGGTGGAGGATATTGATATTACCGTCCCACACACGAAGGTCGAGATCGGCCCCGGCTCGGAAGCGCTCTTGATCGCTCCGATCAGCGTGCAATGCGAGACGCTAGTCATTACCGCAAACAGGCTGATCGTCGAAACGGCGAAGGACCGCAGAGACGCCGCTGTTTTCCTTGAGGCTACACATTACGAAGGTACGATAACGTCGGTACCAGTCATGCATGGCGAGGTATCGCTTTCAGCCTCATGGCCGGGTGCACGCGCCCATCCCTGGACAAGCTTTGCAACGAATTCGTCGCCGGTTTCCGATCCGAGGATCGAGGAGGCTTTGCGCCGCTTGCGAAAATTCGTAATCGCCTTCCGATCCCACAGCAAGGGGAGCCTCGCTCGCTACCGAGACAAGCTTGACCATGCACGGATGACGAAAGGCTCCGGTAGGGCCGTACTCGATCTCCTGCTTAGCGAGCACGTTCTATCGATCGCCGGAAGCATGTATGTCCTCGATCCCGATAGGCTCGCGGAGCAGGTCGGTACGAATTACACCGATTGCATGGCACGCCGCTTTAGTGAGAAGACCATTGATTTCGTGCGGCGGGCGCTGCAATGATTTCATCGTTGGTGACGCTTTTCGAACCCCCTCAGACATACAAAATCCTCGGCGAGCGAACCTAAAATTGGGGAAAGTAAGCAATGAGGAACCGGGCAGTCGGCTGTAGGCCAATTGCCCAGTGCTTCCCCGCCCTGACGCGAAAGAGGCAGGCCACGTTCAACAGATAGCCGGCATTCGAAAGACTTCTTGGTAGAATCATCATCTTCCTGAACAACGACCTTGCCTATAGCATCTCTTTCTACGCCATGTCCCTACAACCCCTCGCTTCTTATTGCGCTTCCCCGGTTCTGGCTCTTTCTAATCAACCCCGCTGAAACGCCCGCCTCGACGTGAGGCAAACTCGCGTGGTTCGATGTGACGACAATCTCCCTTCGGTCTGAAGCCTTCGCTCGTGGCGCGCGCATGCTGCGTACCGCGCTCGGGCCGGCGATTGCGGGTCATCTCGAAGACCCGGGCGTGGTCGAGGTGATGCTCAACCCCGATGGGCGGCTCTGGGTCGATCGCCTCGCTGGCGGGCTGGAAGATACCGGCGTTCGCATTCCCGCGGCTGACGCTGAACGCATCCTTCGCCTCGTTGCGCACCATGTCGGCGTCGAGGTCCATGCGGGCGCGCCGCGCGTTTCGGCCGAACTTCCGGAGACCGGTGAGCGGTTCGAGGGGTTGGTGCCGCCGGTCGTCGCCGCGCCCTGCTTTGCGATCCGCCGCCCAGCGGTCGCCGTATTCGAGCTCGGCGATTACGTCGATGCCGGCATCATGTCTGCCGATCAGGCGGACTTGCTGCGCGCCGGGGTTCTGGCTCGGAAGAATATCCTGGTTGCCGGCGGCACAGCGACCGGCAAGACGACGCTGGTCAATGCGCTCCTCGCCGAAGTCGCCAAAACCGGCGACCGCGTGGTGCTGATCGAGGATACGCGCGAGCTGCAATGCGCCGCGCCCAATCTTGTTGCGCTGCGCACCAAGGATGGCGCCGCCTCGCTCTCGGACCTGGTGCGCGCCTCACTCCGGCTTCGGCCTGATCGCATTCCGATCGGCGAGGTGCGCGGGGCCGAAGCGCTCGATCTCCTCAAAGCCTGGGGCACTGGCCATCCCGGCGGCATCGGCACGCTGCACGCGGGCTCGGCGCTGGGCGCGCTGCGCCGGCTCGAACAGCTGATCCAGGAAGCCGTCGTCACCGTCCCGCGCGCGCTGATCGCCGTGCTTGCGGGCCGTGGTGCCGCCCGCCGTCTCGCCGAACTCGCCGTGGTGTGCGGGATCGGCCCCGGCGCCGATTGGCGCGCGGCGCTCGATGGCTTCATCGACCGCAGCGATCGCGTGCTCGCGCTCATCGAGGGCTTCATGCCCGAGGCCGCGTGGCTCGATGACGGCGAGACGCTGACCTACCTGCACGCCTGCATCTCGACCCGGCGCCAGCGCGTCCGCGTGCCCGAGACGCCGATGTATCTCGACGCCATCCTCGTCGATGAGGATCTCACCGGCGGGCTCGAACCAAGGCTCGGTGGGGCGCATTTGCGCACGCTCACCGTGATGGGATTTCCGTCGCAGACCTGGCCGGGGCTGCTCGACGACCTCAACCGCCTCGCGTTCCCCTATCGCTGGATGACGCGCGCCATCTGCCTCGACAAGACCGACGCCACCAAGCTGCTCGGCAAGATCCGCCGGCAATGGTTCGCCAAACGCAAATCGATCCTGGCGATGCTGAAGGAGGTGATGACCAACGAGGCCTCGGCGCTGATGGATACCGACGCTGCCAACAAGGCGCTCGACGCCGACGCCGCGCTGCAGGAACTCGGCGCCGATCTCGTCGGGGAGGCCTATGTCACCGCGACGGTGACGGTGTGGGACGAAGATGCCCGCATCGCCGAGGAGCGCCTCAGCCTCGTCGAAGAGCGACCAGGCGATGATCTCACGCCTGCTCGCCGAGCACGGCCGTGACGGCTTCGCCGCCGCTTGGCTGCGCGCCAAGGGGCTCGACTGGGCAGCCGAGATGCTGAGCCAGGAGCCCCCGCCATGATCCGCACCGCGCTTGCCGCTGCCCTCGTCCTCATCGCGGCCATCCCGCCGGCCAAAGCACAGTGGATCGTTTTCGATCCGACCAATTACGCCCAGAACGCGCTCACCGCAGCGCGTGAATTGCAGCAGGTCGATAACGGGATCCTCAGCCTGCAAAACCAGGCAGCGATGCTGGTCAATCAGGCGCGCAACCTCGCGAGCCTGCCATATTCCTCGCTCGGCGTGCTCGCGCAATCGAGCAGCGAGACAGAGCTTCTGCTCTCGGAGGCACAGCAAATCGGCTACAGCACCGGCGCCATCGATCAGGCGTTTGTCGAGACCTACCCACAAACCTATGCGAGCGGCGTTTCCTCGCCGCAGATGATCGCCGATGCCCAAACCCGCTGGCAGAATGCGCGCGCCGGTTTCCAGGACGCGATGCGCGTCCAGGCCGGCGCCGTGCAAAATCTCGGCGCCGCCAGCACGCAAACCGACGCCCTGCTCGCCTCGAGCCAGGCGGCAGCTGGCGCCTTGCAGGCGGCGCAATCGGGCAACCAGCTGATCGCCGTCCAGGCGACCGAGCTTGCCGATCTCACCGCAGTGATGGCTTCGCTCGCGCGGGCGCAGAGCCTCGATGGCGCAAAGCGGCTCGAAAGCCAGGCGCAGGCACAGCAACAACTCCAAAACTTCCTCAATTATGGCGCCGGCTATCAGCCTGAGGACATCCTCGCGCGGCTGATCAGGAAGACGCTCTATATTGGCGTCTTCGCCTTCATCCTCGGCAATTTCAGCAATCTCGCGCAGATCATCTATAATTCCTTCTCGAGCCTCGGCCTCAAGGCCGGCGGCGGCACCATCACCGCCCAGCAGCTTCTGCAGCCGGGGCAGCTCGCTGAGATCGGCATCGATGCCGGCAAGCCGATCCTGAGCGCGATCTCCGGGCTGGTCGGGTTCACCAGCTTCTTCGACAATTTCGTCGAGATCGCGAT
This portion of the Acidibrevibacterium fodinaquatile genome encodes:
- a CDS encoding IS481 family transposase, giving the protein MASTDSRKDETDRAVRLRLKWIAAYEEVRDAGAVCRRFGVSRPTLRKWLRRYEAEGEAGLVEQSRRPHRSPTRKVGQVQEEVIVRLRRERRLGVKRLRIELERLHGLRLAASTIHKVLTRLNLSALPRRRRPRHVPKRYSRPVPGDHVQMDTCKICPGLWQFAAVDDCGRYLVAGLAKRWVAAATLRFLDQLFDEMPFAIQGIQTDRGTEFFAETVQRRLMSEAVKFRPTPPRSPHLNGKIERAQRTVLEEFWATVDPRAPDTADRLAEWVHHYNWHRPHEALGGLSPIDRICERIPKTPIRAEVEDSYDPAKERVQIREYALDIALRPLK
- a CDS encoding conjugal transfer protein TraG: MSATKILWGQVFAVGATVLAFLWGATEWVAWRLLFQPQLGRPWFGVLGWPVYPPPAFFWWWFAFDAYASEIFTKGAIIAAAGGVAAVIVAIGMSLWRARETKRVTTYGSARWAQRAEIRAAGLLAQDGAVLGRWQGRYLRHDGPEHVLCFAPTRSGKGVGLVVPTLLTWSGSAIVHDIKRENWTLTAGWRQRFGRVLLFDPTNAASAAYNPLLEVRRGEGEVRDVQNIADVLVDPEGALERRNHWEKTSHSLLVGAILHVLYAEPDKTLAGVARFLSDPRRPIEKTLRAMMTTPHLGARGVHPVIASSARELLNKSENERSGVLSTAMSFLGLYRDPVVATVTRRCDWRIRDLVEAKAPTTLYLVVPPSDISRTKPLVRLILNQIGRRLTELLSPKAPRHRLLLMLDEFPALGRLDFFESALAFMAGYGLKSFLIAQSLNQIEKAYGPNNAILDNCHVRVSFATNDERTAKRVSDALGTATEMRAMKNYAGHRLSPWLGHLMVSRQETARPLLTAGEIMQLAQEDELVLVSACPPIRARKARYYEDPKLSARILPPPSLSPRLLEPAPDDAPADQGDWAGAILAEPSSASAGDPANGGIRREPELPAHEDIAPPPRRAVNEFEPLEDADDEPQRERGVRRAMSAVARQAALDPADEMQL
- a CDS encoding CopG family transcriptional regulator; the protein is MRTKHTFRLPADLMTKLADHAGRKRVSQALIVEAALASHFSPDGADRLEAAVARRLDRIGRHLERLERHVAITNEALAVFVRFWLTSTPPLPDSALAAAQAKGRERYQGFVEALGRRLARGHTLADEVVTDVAGNAAEADGARDREDRDQR